A window of the Lactuca sativa cultivar Salinas chromosome 5, Lsat_Salinas_v11, whole genome shotgun sequence genome harbors these coding sequences:
- the LOC128125983 gene encoding protein ALP1-like, whose product MQFIYVLLGWEGSDVDGRVLRDALLRPHGLKVPRPGYYLVDAGYINGEGFLAPYRGQRYHLNDWHVGHQPTTPKELFNMRHSSARNVIERCVGILKARWGILRDKSYYPINLKNKIIMACCLLHNYIRQEMTVDPFENRFELDEGTGDVGGGDDDNITSVGISNKWTTFRNYV is encoded by the exons ATGCAGTTTATCTATGTTTTACTGGGGTGGGAGGGCTCAGATGTGGATGGTAGAGTGCTTCGAGATGCCCTACTTAGGCCACATGGATTGAAGGTCCCGAGGCCGG GTTATTATTTGGTGGATGCTGGTTATATAAATGGTGAAGGATTCTTAGCCCCATATAGAGGTCAAAGATATCATTTGAATGATTGGCATGTTGGACACCAACCAACTACACCTAAAGAATTATTCAACATGAGACATTCTTCTGCTAGAAATGTTATAGAAagatgtgttggtattttgaaGGCGAGATGGGGAATTTTAAGAGACAAATCATATTATCCTATTAACCTTAAAAATAAGATTATAATGGCTTGTTGTCTTCTTCATAATTATATAAGGCAAGAAATGACAGTTGATCCATTTGAGAACCGCTTTGAACTAGACGAGGGAACTGGAGATGTCGGTGGTGGAGATGATGATAATATCACTTCTGTTGGTATATCAAATAAGTGGACTACATTTAGAAACTATGTTTGA